One part of the Arabidopsis thaliana chromosome 1 sequence genome encodes these proteins:
- the MEF3 gene encoding Pentatricopeptide repeat (PPR) superfamily protein (Pentatricopeptide repeat (PPR) superfamily protein; CONTAINS InterPro DOMAIN/s: Pentatricopeptide repeat (InterPro:IPR002885); BEST Arabidopsis thaliana protein match is: Tetratricopeptide repeat (TPR)-like superfamily protein (TAIR:AT4G33990.1); Has 38916 Blast hits to 13813 proteins in 232 species: Archae - 0; Bacteria - 13; Metazoa - 106; Fungi - 93; Plants - 38173; Viruses - 0; Other Eukaryotes - 531 (source: NCBI BLink).), with protein sequence MLPVNRARALLTILSQAKTLNHTQQVHAKVIIHGFEDEVVLGSSLTNAYIQSNRLDFATSSFNRIPCWKRNRHSWNTILSGYSKSKTCCYSDVLLLYNRMRRHCDGVDSFNLVFAIKACVGLGLLENGILIHGLAMKNGLDKDDYVAPSLVEMYAQLGTMESAQKVFDEIPVRNSVLWGVLMKGYLKYSKDPEVFRLFCLMRDTGLALDALTLICLVKACGNVFAGKVGKCVHGVSIRRSFIDQSDYLQASIIDMYVKCRLLDNARKLFETSVDRNVVMWTTLISGFAKCERAVEAFDLFRQMLRESILPNQCTLAAILVSCSSLGSLRHGKSVHGYMIRNGIEMDAVNFTSFIDMYARCGNIQMARTVFDMMPERNVISWSSMINAFGINGLFEEALDCFHKMKSQNVVPNSVTFVSLLSACSHSGNVKEGWKQFESMTRDYGVVPEEEHYACMVDLLGRAGEIGEAKSFIDNMPVKPMASAWGALLSACRIHKEVDLAGEIAEKLLSMEPEKSSVYVLLSNIYADAGMWEMVNCVRRKMGIKGYRKHVGQSATEVG encoded by the coding sequence ATGCTTCCGGTGAACAGAGCCAGAGCTCTTTTAACAATCCTGAGCCAAGccaaaacactaaaccatACTCAGCAAGTTCACGCCAAGGTCATAATCCATGGATTCGAAGATGAAGTTGTTCTCGGATCCAGTCTCACTAACGCTTATATCCAATCGAATCGTCTCGATTTCGctacttcttctttcaatCGAATCCCTTGTTGGAAGAGGAATCGCCATTCGTGGAACACGATTCTCTCTGGTTACTCCAAATCCAAGACTTGTTGTTATAGTGACGTCTTGCTTCTTTACAATCGCATGAGAAGGCATTGTGATGGCGTTGATAGTTTCAATTTGGTATTTGCGATCAAAGCTTGTGTTGGTTTAGGGCTTTTAGAAAATGGGATTCTGATTCATGGCTTGGCTATGAAGAATGGGTTGGATAAGGATGATTACGTTGCTCCGTCGTTGGTTGAGATGTATGCACAATTAGGTACTATGGAAAGTGCGCAGAaagtgttcgacgaaattcCTGTCAGAAACTCAGTTCTTTGGGGAGTTCTGATGAAAGGATATTTGAAATACTCGAAAGACCCAGAAGTGTTTCGTTTGTTTTGTCTCATGAGAGATACTGGTTTAGCCCTCGATGCGCTTACCTTGATATGTTTGGTAAAGGCTTGTGGAAATGTTTTTGCTGGTAAAGTAGGGAAGTGTGTGCATGGAGTATCCATTAGAAGGAGCTTTATAGATCAGAGTGATTACTTACAAGCCTCCATTATAGATATGTATGTGAAATGTAGATTGTTGGACAATGCTCGAAAACTATTTGAAACAAGTGTTGATAGGAATGTGGTAATGTGGACTACGCTGATTTCTGGGTTTGCAAAGTGTGAGAGAGCTGTTGAAGCATTTGATCTGTTCAGGCAGATGCTACGAGAATCGATACTTCCAAATCAATGTACTTTGGCGGCCATTCTTGTTTCTTGCTCGAGCTTGGGATCTCTGAGGCACGGGAAAAGTGTTCATGGCTACATGATAAGGAATGGGATTGAAATGGATGCTGTAAATTTTACATCGTTCATCGATATGTATGCTAGATGCGGAAATATACAGATGGCTCGGACGGTTTTTGATATGATGCCAGAGAGAAATGTGATATCTTGGAGCTCGATGATCAATGCTTTTGGGATAAATGGTCTGTTCGAGGAAGCTCTGGATTGTTTTCATAAAATGAAGTCACAAAACGTAGTTCCCAATTCTGTGACATTTGTTTCGCTTTTGTCGGCCTGTAGCCATTCCGGAAACGTCAAAGAAGGATGGAAGCAATTTGAATCGATGACAAGAGACTATGGGGTAGTGCCGGAGGAAGAACATTACGCGTGTATGGTGGATTTGCTAGGTCGAGCTGGTGAGATTGGAGAAGCTAAGTCTTTCATTGACAACATGCCTGTGAAACCAATGGCCAGTGCTTGGGGAGCTCTTCTGAGTGCTTGTAGAATCCATAAAGAAGTCGACTTAGCAGGAGAAATCGCAGAGAAGCTCTTATCCATGGAACCCGAGAAATCAAGTGTCTACGTTTTGCTTTCTAACATATACGCTGATGCTGGGATGTGGGAGATGGTGAATTGTGTGAGACGGAAAATGGGGATCAAAGGATATAGAAAACATGTGGGACAATCTGCTACTGAAGTCGGCTAG
- a CDS encoding basic helix loop helix DNA-binding superfamily protein — protein MNAFANVHSLRVPSHHLRDFSASLSLAPPNLKKIIKQCSTPKLLESALAAMIKTSLNQDCRLMNQFITACTSFKRLDLAVSTMTQMQEPNVFVYNALFKGFVTCSHPIRSLELYVRMLRDSVSPSSYTYSSLVKASSFASRFGESLQAHIWKFGFGFHVKIQTTLIDFYSATGRIREARKVFDEMPERDDIAWTTMVSAYRRVLDMDSANSLANQMSEKNEATSNCLINGYMGLGNLEQAESLFNQMPVKDIISWTTMIKGYSQNKRYREAIAVFYKMMEEGIIPDEVTMSTVISACAHLGVLEIGKEVHMYTLQNGFVLDVYIGSALVDMYSKCGSLERALLVFFNLPKKNLFCWNSIIEGLAAHGFAQEALKMFAKMEMESVKPNAVTFVSVFTACTHAGLVDEGRRIYRSMIDDYSIVSNVEHYGGMVHLFSKAGLIYEALELIGNMEFEPNAVIWGALLDGCRIHKNLVIAEIAFNKLMVLEPMNSGYYFLLVSMYAEQNRWRDVAEIRGRMRELGIEKICPGTSSIRIDKRDHLFAAADKSHSASDEVCLLLDEIYDQMGLAGYVQETENVY, from the coding sequence ATGAATGCTTTCGCCAATGTGCATAGTCTTCGGGTACCTTCTCACCATCTTCGAGATTTCTCAGCGTCACTCTCTCTGGCTCCTccaaatttaaagaaaatcatCAAGCAATGCTCGACGCCCAAGCTTCTGGAGTCTGCTTTAGCCGCCATGATCAAGACGAGCCTAAACCAAGACTGTCGCTTAATGAACCAATTCATCACTGCCTGCACTTCCTTTAAACGTCTTGACCTCGCAGTTTCCACCATGACCCAGATGCAGGAACCTAATGTTTTCGTCTACAACGCGTTGTTTAAAGGCTTCGTTACTTGTTCTCACCCGATTCGATCTCTGGAATTGTATGTTCGTATGCTCAGGGACTCGGTTTCTCCATCAAGCTACACGTACTCTTCACTAGTAAAGGCGTCTTCTTTCGCTTCTAGGTTTGGGGAATCACTCCAGGCGCACATCTGGaaatttggatttggtttcCATGTTAAAATTCAGACGACtcttattgatttttattcaGCCACTGGTAGAATCAGGGAAGCCAGGaaagtgtttgatgaaatgccTGAAAGAGATGATATTGCTTGGACCACAATGGTTTCTGCTTATCGTCGGGTTTTGGATATGGACTCTGCGAATTCTTTAGCTAACCAAATGTCGGAGAAGAATGAGGCTACGTCGAACTGTTTGATTAATGGATATATGGGATTAGGCAATCTGGAACAAGCAGAGTCATTGTTTAATCAGATGCCTGTGAAGGACATAATCTCATGGACCACTATGATCAAGGGTTACTCGCAGAATAAAAGATATAGAGAAGCAATTGCAGTGTTCTACAAAATGATGGAGGAGGGCATCATTCCTGATGAGGTTACTATGTCAACTGTTATTTCAGCTTGTGCCCATCTCGGCGTGCTGGAAATAGGTAAGGAGGTTCATATGTACACGTTACAGAACggttttgttcttgatgtCTACATTGGTTCTGCACTGGTAGATATGTATTCCAAATGTGGTAGCTTAGAGCGGGCGCTTCTGGTGTTCTTCAATTTGCCCAAAAAGAATCTATTTTGTTGGAATTCGATCATTGAAGGACTGGCGGCTCATGGTTTTGCACAAGAAGCACTGAAAATGTTTGCCAAGATGGAGATGGAGTCGGTGAAACCTAACGCAGTCACTTTTGTGAGTGTTTTTACTGCGTGTACTCACGCAGGTCTTGTTGACGAAGGTCGGAGGATATATCGCAGCATGATTGATGACTATTCCATTGTCTCTAATGTTGAACATTACGGAGGCATGGTTCATCTATTCAGCAAAGCTGGGTTGATCTATGAGGCTCTTGAATTGATTGGAAATATGGAATTTGAACCAAATGCGGTTATCTGGGGGGCCTTGCTTGATGGGTGCAGAATTCACAAGAATCTCGTGATAGCTGAAATAGCGTTTAACAAACTGATGGTTTTGGAGCCGATGAATAGTGGGTATTATTTCCTTTTAGTTAGCATGTATGCAGAACAAAACAGGTGGAGAGATGTTGCAGAGATTAGGGGAAGGATGAGAGAGTTGGGTATAGAAAAGATATGTCCTGGGACAAGTTCGATTCGGATAGATAAACGAGACCATCTGTTTGCTGCAGCTGATAAGTCTCACTCAGCTTCAGATGAGGTTTGCTTGCTGCTTGATGAGATATATGATCAGATGGGATTAGCTGGATATGTGCAGGAAACTGAGAATGTATATTAA
- the EMB1444 gene encoding basic helix loop helix (bHLH) DNA-binding superfamily protein (EMBRYO DEFECTIVE 1444 (EMB1444); FUNCTIONS IN: sequence-specific DNA binding transcription factor activity; INVOLVED IN: regulation of transcription; LOCATED IN: nucleus; CONTAINS InterPro DOMAIN/s: Pentatricopeptide repeat (InterPro:IPR002885), Helix-loop-helix DNA-binding domain (InterPro:IPR001092), Helix-loop-helix DNA-binding (InterPro:IPR011598); BEST Arabidopsis thaliana protein match is: conserved peptide upstream open reading frame 7 (TAIR:AT2G31280.1); Has 563 Blast hits to 411 proteins in 68 species: Archae - 0; Bacteria - 54; Metazoa - 32; Fungi - 13; Plants - 398; Viruses - 0; Other Eukaryotes - 66 (source: NCBI BLink).), with product MGYTLQQILRSICSNTDWNYAVFWKLNHHSPMVLTLEDVYCVNHERGLMPESLHGGRHAHDPLGLAVAKMSYHVHSLGEGIVGQVAISGQHQWIFSEYLNDSHSTLQVHNGWESQISAGIKTILIVAVGSCGVVQLGSLCKVEEDPALVTHIRHLFLALTDPLADHASNLMQCDINSPSDRPKIPSKCLHEASPDFSGEFDKAMDMEGLNIVSQNTSNRSNDLPYNFTPTYFHMERTAQVIGGLEAVQPSMFGSNDCVTSGFSVGVVDTKHKNQVDISDMSKVIYDEETGGYRYSRELDPNFQHYSRNHVRNSGGTSALAMESDRLKAGSSYPQLDSTVLTALKTDKDYSRRNEVFQPSESQGSIFVKDTEHRQEEKSESSQLDALTASLCSFSGSELLEALGPAFSKTSTDYGELAKFESAAAIRRTNDMSHSHLTFESSSENLLDAVVASMSNGDGNVRREISSSRSTQSLLTTAEMAQAEPFGHNKQNIVSTVDSVISQPPLADGLIQQNPSNICGAFSSIGFSSTCLSSSSDQFPTSLEIPKKNKKRAKPGESSRPRPRDRQLIQDRIKELRELVPNGSKCSIDSLLECTIKHMLFLQSVSQHADKLTKSASSKMQHKDTGTLGISSTEQGSSWAVEIGGHLQVCSIMVENLDKEGVMLIEMLCEECSHFLEIANVIRSLELIILRGTTEKQGEKTWICFVVEGQNNKVMHRMDILWSLVQIFQPKATNR from the exons ATGGGTTATACCTTGCAACAGATACTGAGGAGCATCTGCTCCAACACGGATTGGAACTACGCCGTGTTCTGGAAACTTAATCACCACTCGCCAAT GGTTCTTACTTTGGAGGATGTGTACTGTGTTAATCATGAGCGCGGTTTGATGCCGGAAAGCTTGCATGGAGGGCGCCATGCTCATGACCCTCTTGGGTTAGCTGTGGCTAAGATGTCATATCATGTACACTCTCTTGGGGAAGG GATTGTAGGACAAGTAGCAATCTCTGGACAACATCAATGGATCTTCTCTGAATATTTGAATGACTCTCATTCGACACTTCAG GTTCACAACGGTTGGGAGAGTCAAATTTCTGCTGGAATTAAG ACAATTCTTATAGTAGCTGTTGGTTCTTGCGGAGTTGTGCAGCTTGGCTCTTTGTGTAAA GTTGAAGAAGACCCGGCTTTGGTGACTCATATCAGGCATTTATTTTTGGCACTTACGGATCCACTAGCAGACCATGCATCAAATTTAATGCAATGTGATATTAACAGTCCATCGGATCGG CCAAAAATACCTTCCAAATGCTTACATGAGGCATCCCCTGATTTCTCAGGAGAATTTGACAAAGCTATGGATATGGAAGGGTTAAATATTGTATCTCAAAACACAAGTAATAGAAGTAACGACCTTCCATACAATTTCACTCCAACATATTTTCACATGGAGAGGACTGCTCAAGTAATTGGTGGGCTTGAAGCAGTCCAACCTTCCATGTTTGGAAGCAATGATTGTGTTACAAGTGGTTTTTCAGTTGGTGTGGTTGATACTAAACACAAGAATCAAGTGGATATAAGTGATATGAGTAAGGTGATTTATGATGAGGAAACAGGTGGATACCGATACTCAAGAGAATTAGATCCCAATTTCCAACACTACTCGAGGAATCATGTGCGTAATAGTGGAGGCACATCTGCTTTAGCTATGGAGAGTGATAGGCTAAAAGCAGGTTCATCATATCCACAACTTGATTCAACTGTACTTACTGCGTTGAAAACAGATAAAGATTATTCTCGTCGAAATGAGGTTTTCCAACCATCTGAGAGCCAAGGAAGTATATTTGTGAAAGATACAGAACATAGGCAGGAGGAAAAAAGTGAGTCAAGTCAGTTGGATGCTTTAACTGCatctttgtgttctttttctgGCAGTGAGCTGTTAGAGGCATTAGGGCCAGCGTTCAGTAAAACAAGCACTGATTATGGGGAGCTAGCAAAGTTTGAATCTGCTGCAGCTATAAGACGAACAAATGATATGAGCCATAGTCACCTGACATTTGAATCCAGCTCCGAGAATCTTCTAGATGCCGTTGTTGCTAGTATGAGTAATGGTGATGGTAATGTCAGGCGTGAAATATCTTCAAGCAGGTCAACACAGTCATTGCTTACAACTGCTGAAATGGCACAGGCAGAACCTTTTGGTCataataagcaaaatattGTTAGCACAGTTGATAGTGTGATTAGCCAGCCGCCTCTAGCAGATGGGCTTATCCAACAGAATCCATCAAATATCTGCGGAGCATTTTCTTCCATTGGGTTTTCATCAACATGTCTCAGTTCATCCAGCGACCAGTTTCCGACGTCCCTGGAAATTcccaagaagaacaaaaagagagcTAAACCTGGTGAAAGTTCTCGGCCTCGTCCAAGGGACAGGCAACTTATTCAGGATCGTATCAAAGAACTAAGGGAGCTTGTGCCTAATGGATCTAAG TGCAGTATTGATTCCTTGCTAGAGTGCACGATCAAGCACATGCTCTTCCTGCAGAGTGTCTCTCAGCATGCTGACAAGCTCACTAAAAGTGCAAGTTCAAAG ATGCAACACAAGGATACCGGCACCCTAGGAATATCAAGCACTGAACAAGGTTCGAGCTGGGCAGTGGAGATTGGAGGCCATCTGCAAGTGTGCTCAATCATGGTGGAGAATCTGGACAAAGAAGGAGTGATGCTTATTGAG ATGCTATGCGAAGAATGTAGCCACTTTCTCGAGATAGCGAACGTGATAAGGAGCTTGGAACTCATCATCCTCAGAGGCACCACTGAGAAACAAGGCGAGAAAACATGGATATGTTTTGTAGTGGAG GgacaaaacaacaaagtaaTGCACAGGATGGACATCCTGTGGTCTCTTGTGCAAATATTTCAACCCAAGGCTACAAACAGGTAG
- the EMB1444 gene encoding basic helix loop helix (bHLH) DNA-binding superfamily protein (basic helix-loop-helix (bHLH) DNA-binding superfamily protein; FUNCTIONS IN: sequence-specific DNA binding transcription factor activity; INVOLVED IN: regulation of transcription; LOCATED IN: nucleus; CONTAINS InterPro DOMAIN/s: Helix-loop-helix DNA-binding domain (InterPro:IPR001092), Helix-loop-helix DNA-binding (InterPro:IPR011598); BEST Arabidopsis thaliana protein match is: conserved peptide upstream open reading frame 7 (TAIR:AT2G31280.1).), whose product MGYTLQQILRSICSNTDWNYAVFWKLNHHSPMVLTLEDVYCVNHERGLMPESLHGGRHAHDPLGLAVAKMSYHVHSLGEGIVGQVAISGQHQWIFSEYLNDSHSTLQVHNGWESQISAGIKTILIVAVGSCGVVQLGSLCKVEEDPALVTHIRHLFLALTDPLADHASNLMQCDINSPSDRPKIPSKCLHEASPDFSGEFDKAMDMEGLNIVSQNTSNRSNDLPYNFTPTYFHMERTAQVIGGLEAVQPSMFGSNDCVTSGFSVGVVDTKHKNQVDISDMSKVIYDEETGGYRYSRELDPNFQHYSRNHVRNSGGTSALAMESDRLKAGSSYPQLDSTVLTALKTDKDYSRRNEVFQPSESQGSIFVKDTEHRQEEKSESSQLDALTASLCSFSGSELLEALGPAFSKTSTDYGELAKFESAAAIRRTNDMSHSHLTFESSSENLLDAVVASMSNGDGNVRREISSSRSTQSLLTTAEMAQAEPFGHNKQNIVSTVDSVISQPPLADGLIQQNPSNICGAFSSIGFSSTCLSSSSDQFPTSLEIPKKNKKRAKPGESSRPRPRDRQLIQDRIKELRELVPNGSKCSIDSLLECTIKHMLFLQSVSQHADKLTKSASSKLQMQHKDTGTLGISSTEQGSSWAVEIGGHLQVCSIMVENLDKEGVMLIEMLCEECSHFLEIANVIRSLELIILRGTTEKQGEKTWICFVVEGQNNKVMHRMDILWSLVQIFQPKATNR is encoded by the exons ATGGGTTATACCTTGCAACAGATACTGAGGAGCATCTGCTCCAACACGGATTGGAACTACGCCGTGTTCTGGAAACTTAATCACCACTCGCCAAT GGTTCTTACTTTGGAGGATGTGTACTGTGTTAATCATGAGCGCGGTTTGATGCCGGAAAGCTTGCATGGAGGGCGCCATGCTCATGACCCTCTTGGGTTAGCTGTGGCTAAGATGTCATATCATGTACACTCTCTTGGGGAAGG GATTGTAGGACAAGTAGCAATCTCTGGACAACATCAATGGATCTTCTCTGAATATTTGAATGACTCTCATTCGACACTTCAG GTTCACAACGGTTGGGAGAGTCAAATTTCTGCTGGAATTAAG ACAATTCTTATAGTAGCTGTTGGTTCTTGCGGAGTTGTGCAGCTTGGCTCTTTGTGTAAA GTTGAAGAAGACCCGGCTTTGGTGACTCATATCAGGCATTTATTTTTGGCACTTACGGATCCACTAGCAGACCATGCATCAAATTTAATGCAATGTGATATTAACAGTCCATCGGATCGG CCAAAAATACCTTCCAAATGCTTACATGAGGCATCCCCTGATTTCTCAGGAGAATTTGACAAAGCTATGGATATGGAAGGGTTAAATATTGTATCTCAAAACACAAGTAATAGAAGTAACGACCTTCCATACAATTTCACTCCAACATATTTTCACATGGAGAGGACTGCTCAAGTAATTGGTGGGCTTGAAGCAGTCCAACCTTCCATGTTTGGAAGCAATGATTGTGTTACAAGTGGTTTTTCAGTTGGTGTGGTTGATACTAAACACAAGAATCAAGTGGATATAAGTGATATGAGTAAGGTGATTTATGATGAGGAAACAGGTGGATACCGATACTCAAGAGAATTAGATCCCAATTTCCAACACTACTCGAGGAATCATGTGCGTAATAGTGGAGGCACATCTGCTTTAGCTATGGAGAGTGATAGGCTAAAAGCAGGTTCATCATATCCACAACTTGATTCAACTGTACTTACTGCGTTGAAAACAGATAAAGATTATTCTCGTCGAAATGAGGTTTTCCAACCATCTGAGAGCCAAGGAAGTATATTTGTGAAAGATACAGAACATAGGCAGGAGGAAAAAAGTGAGTCAAGTCAGTTGGATGCTTTAACTGCatctttgtgttctttttctgGCAGTGAGCTGTTAGAGGCATTAGGGCCAGCGTTCAGTAAAACAAGCACTGATTATGGGGAGCTAGCAAAGTTTGAATCTGCTGCAGCTATAAGACGAACAAATGATATGAGCCATAGTCACCTGACATTTGAATCCAGCTCCGAGAATCTTCTAGATGCCGTTGTTGCTAGTATGAGTAATGGTGATGGTAATGTCAGGCGTGAAATATCTTCAAGCAGGTCAACACAGTCATTGCTTACAACTGCTGAAATGGCACAGGCAGAACCTTTTGGTCataataagcaaaatattGTTAGCACAGTTGATAGTGTGATTAGCCAGCCGCCTCTAGCAGATGGGCTTATCCAACAGAATCCATCAAATATCTGCGGAGCATTTTCTTCCATTGGGTTTTCATCAACATGTCTCAGTTCATCCAGCGACCAGTTTCCGACGTCCCTGGAAATTcccaagaagaacaaaaagagagcTAAACCTGGTGAAAGTTCTCGGCCTCGTCCAAGGGACAGGCAACTTATTCAGGATCGTATCAAAGAACTAAGGGAGCTTGTGCCTAATGGATCTAAG TGCAGTATTGATTCCTTGCTAGAGTGCACGATCAAGCACATGCTCTTCCTGCAGAGTGTCTCTCAGCATGCTGACAAGCTCACTAAAAGTGCAAGTTCAAAG TTACAGATGCAACACAAGGATACCGGCACCCTAGGAATATCAAGCACTGAACAAGGTTCGAGCTGGGCAGTGGAGATTGGAGGCCATCTGCAAGTGTGCTCAATCATGGTGGAGAATCTGGACAAAGAAGGAGTGATGCTTATTGAG ATGCTATGCGAAGAATGTAGCCACTTTCTCGAGATAGCGAACGTGATAAGGAGCTTGGAACTCATCATCCTCAGAGGCACCACTGAGAAACAAGGCGAGAAAACATGGATATGTTTTGTAGTGGAG GgacaaaacaacaaagtaaTGCACAGGATGGACATCCTGTGGTCTCTTGTGCAAATATTTCAACCCAAGGCTACAAACAGGTAG
- a CDS encoding uncharacterized protein (FUNCTIONS IN: molecular_function unknown; INVOLVED IN: biological_process unknown; LOCATED IN: chloroplast; Has 5 Blast hits to 5 proteins in 1 species: Archae - 0; Bacteria - 0; Metazoa - 0; Fungi - 0; Plants - 5; Viruses - 0; Other Eukaryotes - 0 (source: NCBI BLink).), with protein MSTTPPPSHPNPRVLQGPTKNRGNFQPIKPMKIIGQHREQRTTVKICEMTERRRLGEVSDKEKSLALHRFQYDFRVTSRNFLI; from the exons ATGTCAACGACGCCACCGCCAAGTCATCCAAACCCTAGGGTCCTACAAGGCccaacaaaaaacagaggaaatttTCAACCCATCAAGCCCATGAAGATTATTGGCCAG CATAGAGAACAAAGGACTACAGTGAAGATTTGTGAGATGACTGAGAGAAGACGACTTGGAGAGGTATCAGATAAGGAAAAGAGTCTCGCATTACATCGATTTCAGTACGATTTCAG agttacCTCGcgaaattttttgatataa
- a CDS encoding uncharacterized protein (FUNCTIONS IN: molecular_function unknown; INVOLVED IN: biological_process unknown; LOCATED IN: chloroplast; Has 5 Blast hits to 5 proteins in 1 species: Archae - 0; Bacteria - 0; Metazoa - 0; Fungi - 0; Plants - 5; Viruses - 0; Other Eukaryotes - 0 (source: NCBI BLink).), with translation MSTTPPPSHPNPRVLQGPTKNRGNFQPIKPMKIIGQHREQRTTVKICEMTERRRLGEVSDKEKSLALHRFQYDFR, from the exons ATGTCAACGACGCCACCGCCAAGTCATCCAAACCCTAGGGTCCTACAAGGCccaacaaaaaacagaggaaatttTCAACCCATCAAGCCCATGAAGATTATTGGCCAG CATAGAGAACAAAGGACTACAGTGAAGATTTGTGAGATGACTGAGAGAAGACGACTTGGAGAGGTATCAGATAAGGAAAAGAGTCTCGCATTACATCGATTTCAGTACGATTTCAGGTGA